A region of Prochlorococcus marinus subsp. pastoris str. CCMP1986 DNA encodes the following proteins:
- a CDS encoding adenosine kinase, whose protein sequence is MIEKNNLFDLKKDIDLIGLGNAIVDIIVNVDDEFLEINTLKKGSMNLINSNESEALLKNCTVIKKISGGSSANTVVCLAELDNNVQFIGRVKNDNFGNFFSTDIKRSNTIFNTPPIDKGPSSAHSIIFITPDAQRTMCTYLGASIEFEPKDVNYKLIANSKYLYLEGYLWDSDLAKNAFLQAAKLAKESDTKIILSLSDSFCVDRHRESFLELIENYIDIVFCNESEVLSLFQENDLQRCQESISSICELVIITLGSKGSLVVNKDKSEEIKPKLLGKIIDTTGAGDLYAGGFIHGLINNYSLKKCGEIGSICAGQIITQLGSRSNINLQNLLRKHLI, encoded by the coding sequence ATGATAGAAAAAAATAACCTTTTTGATCTAAAAAAAGATATAGACCTTATTGGATTAGGAAATGCAATAGTTGATATTATTGTTAATGTGGATGATGAATTTTTAGAGATAAATACCCTTAAAAAGGGATCTATGAATCTTATCAACTCTAATGAATCTGAAGCTTTATTAAAAAATTGCACAGTAATTAAAAAAATATCAGGGGGGTCGTCTGCTAATACTGTCGTATGCTTGGCTGAATTAGATAATAATGTTCAATTTATTGGAAGAGTAAAGAATGACAATTTTGGAAATTTCTTCTCTACTGATATTAAAAGAAGTAATACTATTTTTAACACGCCGCCTATAGATAAAGGGCCCTCAAGTGCACATTCAATAATTTTTATAACTCCAGATGCGCAAAGAACAATGTGCACATATTTGGGTGCTTCAATTGAATTTGAACCTAAAGATGTAAATTATAAGTTAATAGCAAATAGCAAATATTTATACTTGGAAGGATACTTATGGGATAGTGATTTAGCCAAAAATGCCTTTCTTCAAGCTGCAAAGCTTGCCAAAGAATCCGATACAAAAATAATACTTTCATTATCGGACTCTTTTTGTGTAGATAGGCATCGAGAAAGTTTCTTAGAATTAATTGAAAACTACATTGATATAGTTTTTTGTAACGAATCAGAAGTTTTGAGTCTATTTCAAGAAAATGATTTACAAAGATGCCAAGAATCTATTTCTTCAATATGTGAATTAGTAATAATCACTTTAGGAAGTAAAGGTTCTTTAGTTGTCAATAAAGACAAGTCTGAAGAAATAAAACCAAAACTATTAGGAAAAATTATTGATACAACCGGCGCGGGAGATCTTTATGCTGGTGGATTTATTCATGGACTAATTAATAATTATTCTTTAAAAAAGTGCGGAGAAATAGGCTCAATATGCGCTGGTCAAATAATTACTCAGTTAGGTTCTAGATCTAATATTAATCTTCAAAATTTATTACGGAAACACTTGATTTGA
- a CDS encoding single-stranded DNA-binding protein: MNHCLIQAVINSAPQMRYTKENKTPIAEMTVNFKGLRDEDPFRELKVLGWGTIAQEMVGELKEGQNIVIEGRLRMNSVTRKDGTKEKQPELTASRIHNISPGVQITSEKKETNISHSNNSNSSEEKSGNTENSQWNTSPLVPEVDEIPF; the protein is encoded by the coding sequence ATGAATCATTGTTTAATTCAAGCCGTAATAAATAGCGCTCCTCAGATGAGATATACCAAAGAGAATAAAACACCCATTGCTGAAATGACCGTTAATTTCAAAGGATTACGCGATGAAGATCCATTTAGAGAATTAAAAGTTTTAGGTTGGGGTACTATTGCACAAGAAATGGTGGGAGAATTAAAAGAAGGTCAAAACATAGTTATTGAGGGACGTCTTAGAATGAACTCAGTAACCAGAAAAGATGGCACCAAGGAAAAGCAGCCTGAACTGACAGCTTCTAGAATTCATAATATAAGTCCTGGTGTACAAATAACATCAGAGAAAAAAGAAACTAACATTTCTCATAGCAACAATAGCAATTCTTCTGAAGAAAAATCGGGGAATACTGAAAATTCACAATGGAATACCTCTCCTTTAGTCCCTGAAGTTGACGAAATACCCTTTTAA
- the argB gene encoding acetylglutamate kinase: MDDSLRVSILSEALPYIQRFSGRKIVVKYGGSIMEDEKLKEAFFRDIALLSSVGVCPVVIHGGGPEINRWLNKLEISPKFENGLRVTDEKTMEIVEMVLMGRVNKQIVRGINKTGSLAVGISGLDGNLIQSRELGDGSHGLVGEVTQINPELLDPLIAKGYIPVISSIGSTADGISHNINADFVAGEVAAAINAEKLILLTDTPGILKEGDNPNSLVKQINLKDARKFIEKNIVSNGMLPKTECCIRALAQGVKAAHIIDGRIEHSLLLEIFTNSGIGTMINA; this comes from the coding sequence ATGGACGATTCCCTAAGAGTATCAATATTAAGCGAGGCACTTCCATACATACAAAGGTTTTCAGGTAGAAAAATTGTTGTTAAGTATGGCGGTTCTATTATGGAAGATGAAAAATTAAAAGAAGCTTTCTTCAGAGATATTGCTCTATTATCAAGTGTTGGTGTATGCCCTGTCGTTATACATGGTGGTGGTCCCGAAATCAATCGTTGGCTAAACAAATTGGAAATATCACCAAAATTTGAAAATGGGTTAAGAGTTACCGATGAGAAAACAATGGAAATAGTTGAGATGGTGCTTATGGGAAGAGTAAATAAACAGATTGTTAGGGGGATCAATAAAACAGGTTCATTAGCTGTAGGAATTTCAGGACTCGATGGAAACTTAATTCAGTCAAGAGAATTAGGAGATGGAAGTCATGGATTAGTTGGAGAGGTCACACAAATCAACCCTGAGTTATTAGACCCTCTTATTGCGAAAGGATATATTCCTGTTATTTCAAGTATTGGATCTACAGCAGATGGCATTTCTCATAACATCAATGCTGATTTCGTAGCAGGCGAAGTTGCTGCTGCAATAAATGCAGAAAAACTTATTCTTTTAACTGATACTCCAGGGATACTAAAAGAGGGAGATAACCCAAATAGTCTCGTAAAACAAATCAATCTAAAAGACGCCAGAAAATTTATTGAAAAAAATATTGTTTCTAATGGCATGCTACCAAAAACGGAATGTTGTATTAGAGCCCTGGCTCAAGGAGTAAAAGCTGCCCATATAATTGATGGAAGGATTGAACATTCATTACTTCTAGAAATTTTCACAAATTCAGGTATTGGAACAATGATTAATGCTTGA
- the priA gene encoding replication restart helicase PriA, with product MMPASNNLSNTLYKFDVLLDIGSHTNAFSYLDGDNLGVEIGDIVSVRLKGRLLNGLTISKSPFLKTDKNKKDFDEESNFEYLSIQSIVQKKVIQDWWREWLEDLALFYRVTSLKMFKTAFPPGWIGKHKKLSQNFKYQIWIESQIDLEFNNDDLTKRELSLINILRLKGKWQSELLRFGFNSTIINSMVNKKLLIKAKRKKIVSTKLSSFKNDCIKLKRPNLTQEQKKIYGEMQEMRPGDVCLLWGETGSGKTEIYMRMAEDQLLNKKSCLMLAPEIGLIPQLIDRFSKRFQNEVFEYHSNCSSRHRTLVWKKIIDEDEPLIVIGTRSAVFLPIQNLGLIIMDEEHDVSYKQDSPMPCYDARDVALERVKRNPAKLIFGSATPSMTTWKRVVFEKKFKMLRMKERISRTEIPEIKVVDMRCEFKKGNTKIFCGELLELISQLKENQEQAIVLIPRRGYNGFLSCRNCGFIINCPNCDVPLSVHAGSKGKKWLSCHWCDHKAKVINTCPDCESKAFKPFGIGTQRVIEFLNNEFPELRLLRFDRDTTSGKDGHRNILSKFSNGNADILVGTQMLAKGIDIPNVTLSVVIAADGLLHRPDISAEEKSLQLFLQLAGRAGRAKKSGKVIFQTYKPSHPVLSYLKNRNYEGFLHESSKLRKDAKLFPFCKVCLLKISGKNFELTEITATKLAKYMISFCKDNKWTVIGPAPSLIAKVGNKFRWQILIHGPENSEFPLPDRSDLWQKIPKNVFLSIDLNPVEL from the coding sequence TTGATGCCGGCAAGTAATAATTTATCAAATACCCTTTATAAGTTTGATGTCTTGCTTGATATAGGTAGTCATACCAACGCTTTTTCTTATTTAGATGGTGATAATCTCGGAGTAGAAATTGGAGATATTGTTTCAGTAAGACTTAAGGGAAGACTCTTGAATGGGCTAACGATTTCTAAAAGTCCTTTTTTAAAGACAGATAAAAATAAAAAAGATTTTGATGAAGAATCTAATTTTGAATATTTATCTATACAAAGTATTGTCCAAAAAAAAGTGATTCAAGATTGGTGGAGAGAATGGTTGGAGGATCTAGCTTTATTTTATCGGGTAACTAGTTTGAAAATGTTTAAAACAGCTTTCCCCCCTGGATGGATTGGTAAACATAAAAAATTATCTCAAAATTTTAAATATCAAATATGGATCGAATCTCAAATAGATTTAGAATTTAATAATGATGACTTAACAAAAAGAGAACTTTCATTAATAAATATATTGCGTCTTAAAGGGAAATGGCAAAGCGAATTATTAAGGTTTGGTTTTAATTCCACAATTATAAATTCAATGGTGAATAAAAAACTACTAATAAAGGCTAAAAGAAAAAAAATAGTTAGTACCAAATTAAGTTCTTTTAAAAATGATTGTATTAAATTAAAAAGACCAAATCTTACTCAGGAACAAAAAAAAATATATGGGGAAATGCAAGAGATGCGACCCGGAGATGTCTGTTTGCTATGGGGAGAAACAGGTTCAGGAAAAACAGAAATTTATATGAGAATGGCTGAAGATCAACTACTTAATAAAAAGAGCTGTCTAATGCTGGCTCCAGAAATTGGCTTAATTCCTCAACTTATTGATAGATTCAGTAAAAGATTTCAAAATGAGGTTTTTGAATATCACAGTAATTGTTCTTCGAGGCATAGAACTTTAGTTTGGAAAAAGATAATAGATGAAGATGAACCTCTTATTGTTATTGGGACAAGGTCCGCAGTATTCCTTCCTATACAGAATTTAGGCTTAATAATTATGGATGAAGAACATGACGTTTCATATAAGCAAGACAGCCCAATGCCTTGTTACGATGCGAGGGATGTCGCTCTTGAAAGAGTAAAAAGAAATCCAGCAAAGCTAATTTTTGGAAGTGCAACTCCATCAATGACAACTTGGAAAAGAGTTGTTTTTGAAAAAAAGTTTAAGATGCTGAGAATGAAAGAAAGAATATCTCGTACTGAAATACCGGAAATCAAAGTTGTTGATATGCGTTGTGAATTTAAAAAGGGTAATACAAAAATCTTTTGTGGCGAATTATTAGAATTAATTTCTCAGCTTAAAGAGAATCAGGAACAAGCAATAGTTTTGATTCCTAGAAGGGGGTATAACGGTTTTCTAAGCTGTAGAAATTGTGGATTTATTATAAATTGCCCTAATTGTGATGTACCTTTATCTGTTCATGCAGGCTCAAAAGGTAAAAAGTGGCTTAGCTGTCACTGGTGTGATCATAAAGCAAAAGTTATCAATACTTGTCCAGATTGTGAATCAAAGGCCTTTAAGCCTTTTGGTATTGGTACTCAAAGGGTTATTGAATTCTTGAATAATGAATTTCCTGAACTGAGGTTACTTCGTTTTGATAGAGATACCACCTCAGGCAAAGATGGTCATAGAAATATTCTTTCAAAGTTTTCTAATGGAAATGCAGATATCCTTGTAGGGACCCAAATGTTAGCGAAAGGTATTGATATTCCTAATGTTACTCTTTCTGTGGTTATTGCCGCAGATGGATTACTTCATCGCCCAGATATTTCAGCTGAAGAAAAATCATTACAATTATTTCTACAATTAGCCGGCAGAGCAGGTAGAGCTAAAAAATCAGGAAAGGTTATCTTTCAAACGTATAAACCAAGTCATCCTGTGCTTTCCTATCTCAAAAATAGAAATTACGAGGGATTTTTACATGAAAGCTCTAAATTAAGAAAAGATGCAAAACTTTTTCCTTTTTGTAAAGTATGCCTTTTAAAGATTTCTGGGAAAAACTTCGAACTTACTGAAATAACTGCGACCAAGCTAGCGAAATATATGATAAGTTTTTGTAAAGATAATAAGTGGACAGTAATTGGTCCTGCTCCAAGTTTAATTGCAAAGGTTGGTAATAAATTTAGGTGGCAAATATTAATACATGGCCCAGAGAATTCGGAATTCCCTCTTCCTGATAGGTCTGATCTTTGGCAAAAAATTCCAAAAAATGTGTTTTTATCAATTGATCTGAATCCAGTAGAGTTATAG
- a CDS encoding DUF2854 domain-containing protein: MKKYLSPANIITVAGGVLAFIGMTAYFTESVNLSVPTFFYGVPILLIGLGLKTSEIPPVKLVNRNDFKKNKFNRPKELTELVRDVTRWRYGIKAHLESSLEALNLWNEDNPPQLKEIEEITKEEKNGFKMHFEINDVPFEQWIDKQERLNRFFVKGLESEFIINDNEKEFDLIFFY; encoded by the coding sequence ATGAAGAAATACCTATCTCCTGCAAATATAATAACAGTCGCAGGAGGTGTTTTGGCTTTTATTGGGATGACAGCTTATTTTACTGAGTCAGTAAATCTAAGCGTGCCTACTTTTTTTTATGGAGTCCCTATTTTACTAATTGGACTTGGTTTGAAAACTTCTGAAATACCTCCAGTTAAATTAGTAAATAGAAATGATTTTAAGAAAAATAAATTTAATAGACCCAAAGAATTAACCGAATTAGTTAGAGATGTAACCAGATGGAGGTATGGAATAAAAGCGCATCTTGAATCTTCATTAGAGGCCTTAAATTTATGGAATGAAGATAATCCTCCACAACTTAAAGAGATTGAAGAAATTACAAAAGAAGAAAAGAATGGTTTTAAGATGCATTTTGAAATCAATGATGTCCCCTTTGAACAATGGATTGATAAACAAGAGAGATTAAACAGGTTTTTCGTCAAAGGTCTTGAATCAGAATTTATTATCAACGATAATGAAAAGGAATTCGATTTGATTTTCTTTTATTAA
- the cutA gene encoding divalent cation tolerance protein CutA — protein MKKVLLLVATELNKKAAKKIAKLLLKKKLAACVSLKEIKSIYEWKGKIEEVNEVEIIIKSKPQLNHALVVFLQKQISYDLPQIIYKKFNSEKKYSNWVNKSCSNQVFP, from the coding sequence ATGAAGAAAGTTTTACTTTTGGTAGCAACTGAATTAAATAAAAAAGCAGCTAAGAAAATAGCTAAATTATTACTCAAAAAAAAACTTGCAGCGTGTGTCTCATTAAAAGAGATTAAATCCATTTATGAGTGGAAAGGGAAAATTGAGGAGGTTAATGAGGTGGAAATTATAATAAAAAGTAAACCACAATTGAATCATGCTTTGGTAGTTTTCTTACAAAAGCAGATATCTTATGATCTTCCTCAAATTATTTATAAAAAGTTTAATTCTGAAAAAAAATATTCTAATTGGGTAAATAAATCTTGTTCAAATCAAGTGTTTCCGTAA
- the psb27 gene encoding photosystem II protein Psb27 — translation MLVKKMTELFSRFFVKAISFAICISVFFTLFNSPSYAAKTSMTGDYAKDTISVVKTLQIAVETPKDSPDKDKVRDESLALITDYISRYRNRGMVNKTQSFTTMQTALNAMAGHYKNFATRPLPDKLKERLTKEFTLAEKMVLRES, via the coding sequence ATGTTAGTTAAAAAGATGACTGAATTATTTTCTAGATTTTTTGTAAAAGCGATATCTTTTGCTATTTGTATATCTGTTTTTTTTACATTATTTAATTCTCCATCATATGCAGCAAAGACTTCTATGACAGGTGATTATGCAAAAGACACAATATCAGTTGTTAAAACCCTACAAATTGCCGTTGAAACTCCAAAAGATTCTCCTGATAAGGATAAGGTTAGAGATGAATCACTTGCCCTAATAACTGATTATATTTCTAGATACAGAAACAGAGGTATGGTTAATAAAACTCAATCATTTACTACAATGCAGACAGCATTAAATGCCATGGCAGGTCATTACAAAAACTTTGCAACTAGGCCTCTACCAGATAAGCTTAAAGAGCGTTTAACTAAAGAATTCACTCTTGCCGAAAAAATGGTTCTAAGAGAAAGTTAA
- a CDS encoding DUF3153 domain-containing protein has translation MDSYKQIVEKAELALIKGEYNFCIEYLYPIIESYPPSSKEGANLRTILITALSGINKKEEAKIFCKELLKSLDYKVRENAKYLMEIIDSPEIKKPENWNITFESNPALDKTSLSSLKPNNHKKEKKFIDTSNIPTGQTKPFQKGFIFIISLLLLLLIPLLSGCVKVEDTLDISEIDAINNNFEIESKYIKKFPWQINFEQKIKEIFPDGEISTGELDFSFKNKNLSMETAQETLYKIQKIASEVFGESTDLKIDSIENNFFFLKKYNFRIDFDLQNLLYGEDLELTLNIVNPNKVRVKDLENSNVEVSKNFIKWQIIPGELNSLEFSFWNWNKLLLGFLLILLLMSIAYFLRFYRYQIGSNFPELPSN, from the coding sequence ATGGATTCATACAAGCAAATTGTTGAAAAGGCAGAGTTAGCTCTTATTAAAGGTGAATATAATTTCTGTATTGAATATTTATACCCAATAATCGAATCTTACCCTCCCTCTAGTAAAGAAGGTGCAAATTTACGAACCATACTAATTACAGCCCTATCGGGCATTAATAAAAAGGAAGAGGCAAAAATATTTTGCAAAGAACTTTTAAAATCTCTTGATTATAAAGTGCGAGAAAATGCAAAGTATTTAATGGAAATTATCGATTCTCCTGAAATTAAAAAACCTGAGAATTGGAATATTACTTTTGAAAGTAATCCTGCCTTAGACAAAACATCTCTTTCCTCTCTAAAACCTAATAATCATAAGAAGGAAAAAAAGTTTATAGATACATCAAATATTCCAACTGGTCAAACAAAGCCATTTCAGAAAGGATTTATATTTATCATTTCTTTATTATTATTATTACTAATTCCACTCTTAAGCGGGTGCGTTAAAGTTGAAGATACTCTCGATATTAGTGAGATTGACGCAATAAATAATAATTTCGAAATTGAAAGCAAATATATTAAAAAATTTCCTTGGCAAATAAATTTCGAACAAAAAATCAAAGAAATTTTTCCTGATGGAGAAATATCAACAGGAGAACTAGATTTTTCATTTAAAAATAAAAATCTAAGTATGGAAACTGCTCAAGAAACTCTTTACAAAATACAAAAAATAGCAAGTGAAGTGTTTGGAGAGTCAACTGATCTAAAAATTGACAGTATTGAAAATAATTTTTTCTTTTTAAAAAAATATAATTTCAGAATAGATTTTGATCTTCAAAATCTTTTATATGGGGAAGATTTAGAACTAACTCTCAATATTGTTAACCCAAACAAAGTAAGAGTTAAAGATCTAGAAAATTCTAATGTAGAAGTATCTAAGAATTTTATAAAGTGGCAAATAATCCCTGGAGAATTAAATAGCCTGGAGTTCTCATTTTGGAATTGGAACAAATTATTATTAGGATTTTTACTTATTTTATTGTTAATGTCTATTGCTTATTTTTTAAGGTTTTATAGATACCAAATAGGATCTAACTTCCCAGAACTTCCATCTAATTAG
- a CDS encoding precorrin-6A/cobalt-precorrin-6A reductase, which produces MHNSENCHENVWILSGTSDGPVIVNKLLKLNYVVFVSVVTHKASKSYVENSKLHIITGKLNDSSEIINFIEKNKINYVIDATHPFALIISQNLDEACKKIKKPLLAFERKSEIKPFKNFNYILGLKNINKEVLVNKNILLAIGSRLLNETASYYLKCGANVFTRVIPTYESISTAFASCIKNSNIAILEPSKNKGIILEKKLCDHWKIDYILCRDSGSYAQMNWEEIVYKSDMKLFLVKRPNLKFRNSLIFFDYDKLINQLTGKNNTLG; this is translated from the coding sequence ATGCACAATTCAGAAAATTGCCACGAAAATGTTTGGATCCTTTCAGGAACTTCAGATGGACCAGTCATAGTTAACAAACTATTAAAACTTAATTATGTAGTATTTGTAAGTGTTGTCACGCATAAAGCAAGTAAATCTTACGTTGAAAATTCAAAGTTACACATCATTACAGGAAAATTAAATGATTCAAGTGAAATCATCAACTTTATTGAAAAAAATAAAATTAATTATGTAATAGATGCAACTCATCCATTTGCTTTAATTATTTCTCAAAATCTAGATGAAGCATGTAAAAAAATCAAAAAGCCTCTCTTGGCTTTTGAGAGGAAATCGGAAATAAAACCATTTAAAAACTTTAATTATATATTGGGTCTAAAAAATATAAACAAGGAAGTTTTAGTAAATAAAAATATTCTTTTAGCAATAGGATCTAGACTACTAAATGAGACGGCAAGTTATTATTTAAAATGTGGTGCAAATGTATTTACAAGAGTAATCCCAACATATGAAAGCATATCCACAGCTTTTGCCTCATGTATAAAAAATTCAAACATAGCAATACTTGAACCTAGTAAAAACAAAGGAATTATTTTAGAAAAAAAACTATGTGATCATTGGAAGATAGATTATATACTTTGCAGAGATTCTGGAAGTTATGCACAAATGAATTGGGAGGAAATTGTTTATAAAAGTGATATGAAGTTATTTTTAGTAAAAAGGCCAAACCTAAAATTTAGAAACTCGCTTATATTTTTTGATTATGATAAGTTGATAAATCAATTAACTGGTAAAAACAACACTTTAGGATGA
- a CDS encoding adenylosuccinate synthase, whose amino-acid sequence MANVVVIGAQWGDEGKGKITDLLSRSADVVVRYQGGVNAGHTIVVDDKVLKLHLIPSGILYRETICLIGSGTVVDPKILLKEIDMLIDNGIDISGLKISSTSHVTMPYHRLLDEAMEADRGSNKIGTTGRGIGPTYADKSQRNGIRIRDLLNEDRLRDVIEIPLKEKNGLLEKIYGIAPLNKDEIIEEYLDYGQRLSKHVVDCTRTIHAAAKNKKNILFEGAQGTLLDLDHGTYPYVTSSNPISGGACIGAGVGPTLIDRVIGVAKAYTTRVGEGPFPTELQGSINDQLCDRGSEFGTTTGRRRRCGWFDGIIGKYAVYVNGLDCLAVTKLDVLDELDEIQVCIAYELDGKEIDYFPTNSDDLKKCKPIFKKLKGWQCSTANCRKLSDLPENAMNYLRFLAELMEVPIAIVSLGANRDQTIVIEDPIHGPKRALLR is encoded by the coding sequence TTGGCTAATGTTGTTGTAATCGGAGCCCAATGGGGTGACGAAGGAAAAGGTAAAATAACCGATTTATTAAGTCGTTCGGCAGATGTTGTTGTTCGTTATCAAGGTGGTGTAAATGCAGGACATACTATAGTTGTCGATGATAAGGTTTTAAAATTACATTTAATTCCATCCGGAATACTTTATAGAGAAACAATTTGCCTAATTGGATCGGGAACAGTTGTAGACCCAAAGATATTACTAAAAGAAATAGATATGTTGATTGATAATGGAATAGATATATCAGGATTAAAAATTTCATCAACCTCACATGTCACCATGCCCTATCATCGTTTATTAGATGAAGCTATGGAAGCTGATAGAGGTTCCAATAAAATTGGAACAACAGGGAGAGGGATTGGCCCAACATATGCTGATAAATCACAAAGAAATGGGATAAGGATAAGAGATTTGCTTAATGAAGATAGATTAAGAGATGTGATTGAGATCCCTCTTAAAGAAAAGAATGGACTTCTAGAAAAAATATATGGCATTGCTCCCCTTAATAAAGATGAAATAATTGAAGAATATCTTGATTATGGACAAAGACTATCAAAGCATGTAGTTGACTGTACAAGAACTATTCATGCTGCTGCAAAAAATAAAAAAAATATTCTTTTTGAAGGGGCACAGGGTACATTACTTGACTTGGATCATGGAACATATCCCTATGTGACTTCATCAAATCCGATATCAGGAGGTGCTTGTATTGGTGCTGGAGTTGGGCCAACTTTAATAGATAGGGTGATAGGAGTAGCGAAAGCATACACTACGAGAGTTGGAGAGGGGCCATTCCCAACAGAATTACAAGGAAGTATTAACGATCAACTTTGTGATAGAGGGAGTGAATTTGGGACCACAACTGGAAGAAGAAGAAGATGTGGTTGGTTTGATGGAATTATTGGCAAATACGCTGTTTATGTAAATGGTCTTGATTGTTTGGCAGTAACAAAATTAGATGTGCTAGATGAGTTAGATGAAATTCAAGTCTGTATTGCATATGAATTAGATGGTAAAGAAATAGATTATTTCCCCACAAATTCTGATGACCTAAAAAAATGTAAACCAATTTTTAAAAAATTAAAAGGATGGCAATGCTCGACTGCTAATTGCAGAAAACTATCTGATCTCCCTGAAAATGCTATGAATTACCTCAGATTTCTTGCTGAATTAATGGAAGTGCCAATTGCGATTGTTTCATTAGGCGCAAACAGAGATCAAACTATAGTAATTGAAGACCCAATCCATGGTCCTAAAAGAGCTCTTCTAAGATAA